Proteins from a single region of Natronincola ferrireducens:
- a CDS encoding ABC transporter ATP-binding protein gives MEKILEVKNLSIQYKINSGIVKAVNNLNLSLNRGENLGIVGETGAGKTTTALGIMGLVPNPPGKVTSGEILFENENLLKFSKQKMRSIRGKKISMIFQDPMTSLNPVMTVGDQIAECIRIHEKSSKLQATVKAKEILELVGIPGARYGDYPHQFSGGMKQRVVIAIALSCSPALLIADEPTTALDVTIQAQVLDLMNKLRKEINTSMLLITHDLGVVAEVCDKVAIMYAGEIVEYGTLDQIYNKTLHPYTKGLFGSIPDLDTEAHRLNPIPGLMPDPTNLGKGCSFAPRCAYKTAQCEKEVIKSHTLEDGHYVRCGNVGIEEMIK, from the coding sequence GTGGAAAAAATACTGGAAGTTAAAAACCTTTCAATACAATATAAAATAAACAGTGGTATTGTAAAAGCTGTTAACAATCTTAACCTTAGTTTAAACAGGGGAGAAAATCTTGGTATAGTTGGAGAAACAGGGGCAGGCAAGACAACAACTGCTCTAGGAATTATGGGACTTGTACCAAATCCCCCTGGTAAAGTTACAAGTGGAGAGATATTATTTGAAAATGAAAACCTGTTAAAGTTTAGTAAACAGAAGATGAGAAGCATCCGTGGAAAGAAGATATCTATGATTTTTCAGGATCCTATGACATCTCTTAATCCGGTAATGACAGTAGGAGATCAAATAGCTGAGTGCATAAGAATACACGAAAAAAGTTCAAAGCTACAGGCAACAGTTAAGGCAAAAGAGATACTTGAACTTGTCGGTATACCTGGAGCTAGATATGGTGATTATCCCCACCAGTTCTCCGGGGGTATGAAACAAAGGGTGGTTATCGCAATAGCTCTTTCCTGTAGTCCTGCACTGCTTATAGCAGATGAGCCGACAACAGCCCTTGACGTTACTATTCAAGCACAGGTACTGGATCTGATGAACAAGCTAAGAAAAGAGATTAACACCTCTATGCTGCTGATAACCCACGACTTGGGTGTAGTTGCAGAGGTGTGTGATAAGGTAGCTATAATGTATGCTGGTGAAATAGTTGAATATGGAACGTTGGACCAGATTTATAACAAGACGCTTCATCCTTACACCAAAGGACTATTTGGATCGATACCAGATTTAGACACAGAGGCCCATAGGCTTAATCCTATACCAGGACTTATGCCAGATCCCACCAATTTAGGAAAGGGATGCAGCTTTGCTCCTAGATGTGCATACAAAACAGCCCAGTGTGAGAAGGAAGTTATAAAATCCCATACATTAGAGGATGGACATTATGTACGCTGTGGGAATGTAGGAATAGAGGAGATGATAAAATGA
- a CDS encoding glutathione ABC transporter substrate-binding protein: MKKRMLAGLLSIALLLTACGSSTSTTSEAGDTKKDVLVVAQGADPKSLDPQATTDAPAGRVSSQIFENLVEQDEDMNVVPGLAESWDIVDGNTYVFHLRKGVKFHNGEELTANDVMYTFKRAAASPHAKSIMATIDVEECKVLDENTFEMKLSKPFGPILAHLAHNVLAIVNEKAIVEAGDAAGQKPVGTGPYKFSKWATGDRIELTRNDEYWGEKAKIKDIVIRTIPETASRTIELETGGIDVAIDVLPNDISRIEENPNTSISRSPDFSTNFIVLTCTQGPLQDVRVRQAINMAVNTDAIINVVYQGTGTKGSGPMSPTIWAHNSNIPQYEYNVEKAKQLLADAGYADGMKLSITTSDHQQRVDTCEMLQNQLKAVGIDLEISVMEWGAFLEKVYAGSLEMFALGWSAATGDPDYALYSQYHSSNHGESGNMAFYTNEDVDALLDKGRDATDENERKEAYLKAQELIMKDAPCIFLQHGEKIAGYTSALTKFNTHPSGTFNFSKFEF, translated from the coding sequence ATGAAAAAACGTATGTTAGCAGGATTATTATCAATAGCATTGTTGCTTACTGCATGTGGTTCATCTACATCGACTACATCAGAAGCAGGAGACACTAAAAAAGATGTGTTAGTAGTAGCTCAGGGAGCAGATCCTAAAAGCTTAGACCCACAAGCTACAACAGATGCACCAGCAGGTAGAGTATCATCTCAGATATTTGAGAACTTAGTTGAGCAGGATGAAGATATGAATGTAGTTCCAGGTTTAGCTGAGTCATGGGATATTGTTGATGGTAATACATATGTATTCCATCTTAGAAAAGGTGTTAAGTTCCACAATGGAGAGGAATTGACAGCAAATGATGTCATGTATACCTTCAAAAGAGCAGCAGCGTCACCACATGCTAAGTCAATTATGGCTACAATAGATGTGGAAGAGTGCAAAGTATTAGATGAAAACACATTTGAAATGAAATTATCTAAACCATTTGGGCCAATATTGGCACACTTAGCACATAATGTATTAGCTATAGTAAATGAAAAAGCTATAGTTGAAGCAGGAGATGCAGCTGGTCAGAAGCCAGTAGGAACAGGACCATACAAATTCTCTAAATGGGCAACAGGTGACAGAATAGAGTTAACTAGAAATGATGAGTACTGGGGAGAAAAAGCCAAAATCAAAGATATAGTAATAAGAACTATACCTGAGACTGCAAGTAGAACTATTGAGTTAGAAACTGGTGGAATTGACGTGGCTATAGACGTATTGCCAAATGATATATCTCGTATAGAAGAAAACCCAAACACATCAATCTCTAGAAGTCCAGATTTTTCAACAAACTTTATAGTGCTTACATGTACACAGGGACCACTTCAAGACGTACGTGTAAGACAAGCTATCAATATGGCTGTTAATACAGATGCTATCATTAATGTTGTATATCAAGGAACAGGAACAAAGGGTTCAGGTCCAATGTCTCCAACTATTTGGGCACATAACAGTAACATCCCTCAATACGAATATAATGTAGAGAAGGCAAAACAATTATTAGCAGATGCAGGATATGCTGATGGTATGAAATTATCCATTACAACAAGTGATCATCAGCAGAGGGTAGATACATGTGAAATGCTGCAGAATCAATTAAAGGCTGTAGGTATAGACTTAGAAATAAGCGTAATGGAGTGGGGAGCATTTTTGGAAAAAGTATATGCAGGTTCATTAGAAATGTTTGCTTTAGGATGGTCTGCTGCAACTGGTGACCCAGACTACGCTTTATATTCTCAGTACCACTCATCAAACCATGGTGAGTCTGGAAACATGGCATTCTATACTAATGAAGACGTAGATGCTCTGCTAGACAAAGGTAGGGACGCTACAGACGAAAATGAGAGAAAAGAAGCATACTTGAAAGCACAGGAATTAATTATGAAGGATGCTCCATGTATATTCCTACAGCATGGAGAAAAAATAGCTGGATACACAAGTGCATTAACAAAGTTCAATACACATCCGTCAGGAACATTTAATTTCAGTAAATTTGAATTTTAA
- a CDS encoding DUF5698 domain-containing protein, with protein MTQHLILTLIGLFLVTVFANILATLKSILMAKKIMNPVYILVFVDAIIFATVVGKVTSSNGFHFAVAYALGKTLGVFIGSIIEERLALGILEVDIFLNNKSKMIQIAENLREEGYTVNNFLARGNNGDRRYKLEVIIRRKEFRVLEDIMDKCGVTKPTLKIKNINKVEGKITTTRIKAI; from the coding sequence ATGACACAACATTTAATATTAACCCTTATTGGATTATTTTTAGTAACGGTATTTGCTAATATTTTAGCAACACTTAAAAGCATATTAATGGCAAAAAAAATTATGAACCCAGTGTATATCTTAGTATTTGTTGATGCTATCATTTTTGCAACAGTTGTTGGCAAGGTAACTAGCTCAAATGGATTTCATTTTGCAGTTGCATATGCATTAGGAAAAACATTAGGTGTTTTTATCGGTAGTATAATCGAAGAACGGCTTGCTCTAGGGATATTAGAAGTAGATATATTTTTAAATAATAAAAGTAAAATGATCCAAATAGCAGAAAATCTCAGAGAAGAAGGCTATACAGTTAATAATTTTTTAGCACGAGGAAATAATGGCGATAGAAGATACAAGTTAGAGGTTATTATAAGGAGAAAAGAATTCAGAGTACTTGAAGATATTATGGATAAATGTGGCGTAACAAAGCCAACTTTAAAGATTAAAAATATTAATAAGGTGGAAGGTAAAATTACCACAACAAGGATAAAGGCAATTTAA
- a CDS encoding aminopeptidase, translating into MPNIELMKKYARLLVRLGINVQKDKYLVINTEAENYEMVRYIVDEALKKGAKDVIVFYKDIHVDKSRAFHLDAEDLSAIPHWQQKAMEDYFNNGADSIILKSNYPNFLEDIPADKTNALSLLEDNLRNYVRRGVQNNGSHWCIACIPNRKWAAYVFPELDEENAYEMMWKYIFNFCKITLDKDPVEEWYKDRETFWEYKEILDKMDIDYIHFTNSKGTDIKIGMHKSSCWTCGINSLDFNEDNYLPNLPTAEIASSPDKYRVNGRVYSTKPLVFGGKLVDDFYIEFKDGKVIEFYGNTGNDVLEKIIRADEGSCYLGEVALVSKDSPIAKTDRIYYSTLLDENASCHLALGKGFPQCIKDFADKKSFEAFNLNDSSIHVDFMFGSDDMTATAYTYSGEKIIIMKDGMITL; encoded by the coding sequence ATGCCAAATATAGAGTTGATGAAAAAATATGCAAGATTGCTGGTGAGACTTGGTATAAACGTACAGAAAGACAAGTATCTAGTTATAAATACAGAAGCTGAAAACTATGAAATGGTAAGATATATTGTAGATGAAGCTTTAAAAAAGGGAGCAAAGGATGTAATTGTATTTTATAAAGATATACATGTAGATAAGTCAAGAGCATTCCATTTAGATGCAGAAGATTTGTCTGCAATACCACACTGGCAACAGAAGGCTATGGAGGATTATTTCAACAATGGAGCAGATTCAATAATCTTAAAAAGCAACTATCCTAATTTTCTTGAGGATATACCAGCAGATAAAACAAATGCACTTTCTCTATTGGAAGATAATCTAAGAAATTATGTTAGAAGAGGGGTGCAGAATAATGGAAGTCACTGGTGCATTGCATGTATTCCTAACAGAAAATGGGCAGCTTATGTTTTTCCAGAACTAGATGAGGAAAATGCATACGAAATGATGTGGAAATATATATTTAATTTCTGCAAAATAACTCTTGATAAAGATCCTGTAGAGGAATGGTATAAGGATAGAGAAACATTTTGGGAATATAAAGAAATTCTAGATAAGATGGACATAGATTATATCCATTTTACTAATTCAAAGGGAACTGATATAAAAATAGGTATGCATAAATCAAGCTGCTGGACATGCGGTATAAACTCTCTTGATTTTAATGAAGATAACTATCTTCCTAATTTACCTACTGCAGAAATTGCATCTTCTCCTGATAAATACAGAGTAAATGGAAGGGTATATTCTACAAAGCCCTTAGTATTCGGTGGAAAATTAGTAGATGATTTTTATATAGAATTTAAAGATGGTAAAGTAATAGAATTCTATGGAAACACAGGTAATGATGTTCTAGAAAAGATTATTAGAGCAGATGAAGGAAGCTGTTATCTTGGAGAGGTAGCTTTAGTTTCTAAGGATTCACCTATAGCTAAGACAGATAGAATTTATTATTCTACATTGTTAGATGAAAATGCATCTTGTCATCTTGCATTAGGCAAAGGATTCCCACAGTGTATTAAGGATTTTGCAGACAAAAAAAGCTTTGAAGCTTTCAATCTTAACGATTCATCTATTCATGTAGATTTCATGTTTGGTTCAGATGATATGACAGCCACTGCATACACGTATAGTGGTGAAAAAATAATAATAATGAAAGATGGAATGATTACTCTATAA
- a CDS encoding M24 family metallopeptidase, protein MNNFIRDIEKKVYDAGLLPLEKQATLWTEILTEKFDTVLPQIMKTSNMDMWLVICKENCEDPVFKTITTWDMPSARRVTILGFYYDRVKNQVHKMILGSPSPEMLKLYVNVKEREEDVWDCLNRIINQYKPSSIGINKSSEFAYCDGITSTSYDILMQKLDDEYKKNIVSSEELCVKWLQTVTPTELKTMKAMVDITHDIIKASFSRNIITPGKTTTTDIEWYMRNLITKLGFDFWFGPDVDLQRKGSSVTRMFDEVIMEEDLLHCDIGIVCKFIQLHTDVQRIGYVINNEKQVPEGFNRLLHIGNEFQDIVSQCFKLGISGNDVFENSINIAKDRGIKAMLYTHPLGTFGHGAGPSIGMYDKQMPQPGKGEKLIENNTCYALELNIKACLSHWDNQEIYAYLEEDIFFNETVEYISGRQTEVIAI, encoded by the coding sequence ATGAACAATTTTATTAGGGATATAGAAAAGAAGGTTTATGATGCAGGGCTTTTGCCATTAGAAAAACAGGCTACCCTGTGGACTGAAATATTAACAGAAAAATTTGATACAGTACTTCCCCAGATTATGAAAACCTCTAATATGGACATGTGGCTAGTGATCTGCAAGGAAAACTGTGAGGATCCTGTATTTAAAACAATAACTACATGGGATATGCCAAGCGCAAGACGTGTTACGATACTTGGATTTTATTATGATAGGGTGAAGAATCAAGTCCACAAAATGATATTAGGCTCACCATCACCAGAGATGCTGAAGCTGTATGTAAATGTTAAGGAGAGAGAAGAGGATGTATGGGATTGCTTGAACAGAATCATAAATCAGTATAAACCATCATCTATCGGCATCAACAAAAGCTCTGAGTTTGCATATTGCGATGGTATTACTAGTACATCATATGATATACTGATGCAAAAATTAGATGACGAATACAAAAAAAACATAGTAAGTTCTGAAGAGTTATGCGTTAAATGGCTCCAGACAGTAACACCTACAGAATTAAAAACTATGAAGGCTATGGTAGATATAACACACGATATTATAAAAGCTTCTTTTTCAAGAAATATAATAACACCGGGTAAAACAACAACTACAGATATAGAGTGGTACATGAGGAATTTAATAACTAAGCTTGGATTTGATTTCTGGTTTGGACCTGATGTTGACCTCCAGAGAAAAGGTAGCAGTGTAACAAGAATGTTTGATGAAGTAATTATGGAGGAGGACTTATTACATTGCGATATAGGTATTGTGTGTAAGTTCATACAACTACATACCGATGTTCAGAGAATAGGATATGTAATAAATAATGAAAAGCAGGTACCAGAAGGTTTTAACAGATTACTTCATATAGGAAATGAGTTTCAGGATATCGTTTCACAATGCTTTAAGCTTGGTATAAGTGGAAACGATGTATTCGAAAATTCAATAAATATAGCTAAAGATAGAGGAATTAAGGCCATGCTTTATACACATCCTTTAGGGACATTTGGACATGGTGCTGGACCAAGTATCGGAATGTACGATAAACAGATGCCTCAACCTGGCAAGGGTGAAAAATTAATAGAAAATAACACTTGTTACGCTCTTGAGTTAAATATAAAAGCATGCCTTTCTCATTGGGATAATCAAGAGATTTATGCATATTTAGAAGAAGATATATTCTTTAACGAAACAGTAGAATATATATCCGGCAGACAGACAGAAGTTATAGCAATATAG
- a CDS encoding ABC transporter ATP-binding protein: protein MSELLRVNNLKKYFKTPAGQLHAVDNVSFAIEKGQTLGVVGESGCGKSTLGRVILHLLDSTDGQIIFEGKDITNVSKTQLKEIRRDMQMIFQDPFSSLNPRMNVKNLISEPMQIYNLFDGDKDKQFKKTQELMGIVGLAERLTNSYPHELDGGRRQRIGIARALALSPKFIVCDEPVSALDVSIQAQILNLMQDLQEQMGLTYIFITHDLSVVKHISDEICVMYLGNLVEKCSAAELFKQQYHPYTKALLSAIPIAKTGVKRERIILKGEITSPINPKPGCRFAPRCLHSTKECFEKQPELREVSPHHFVACHLP, encoded by the coding sequence ATGAGCGAGTTATTAAGAGTAAATAACCTCAAAAAATATTTTAAGACTCCTGCAGGACAGCTACATGCAGTAGACAACGTAAGCTTTGCCATAGAAAAGGGACAGACCCTCGGAGTAGTAGGCGAGTCAGGATGTGGAAAATCAACTCTTGGTAGAGTAATACTACATCTTTTAGACTCAACAGATGGACAAATAATATTTGAAGGCAAGGACATAACAAATGTATCGAAAACACAGTTAAAAGAAATTCGAAGAGATATGCAAATGATATTTCAGGATCCATTTTCATCTCTTAACCCAAGGATGAATGTAAAAAATCTAATATCTGAGCCTATGCAGATATATAACTTATTTGATGGGGACAAAGACAAACAGTTTAAAAAGACACAGGAGCTTATGGGAATCGTAGGTCTTGCAGAGCGTTTGACTAACTCATATCCCCACGAATTAGATGGAGGACGCAGACAGAGAATTGGTATAGCCCGTGCTTTGGCCCTCAGTCCTAAGTTTATAGTGTGTGACGAACCTGTATCGGCACTGGATGTATCTATACAGGCACAGATTTTGAATCTAATGCAGGATTTACAGGAGCAGATGGGATTGACATATATTTTTATTACCCATGACCTATCTGTTGTAAAGCATATATCTGATGAAATATGTGTAATGTATTTGGGGAATTTGGTGGAAAAATGCTCAGCTGCAGAGTTATTTAAACAGCAGTATCACCCTTATACTAAAGCCTTGTTATCTGCTATTCCTATAGCCAAAACAGGTGTTAAGCGTGAGCGTATAATATTAAAGGGAGAAATCACATCACCTATTAACCCTAAACCTGGATGTAGATTTGCTCCCAGATGTCTGCACTCTACTAAGGAATGTTTTGAGAAACAGCCTGAACTTAGAGAGGTTTCACCACACCACTTCGTGGCATGCCACTTACCATAA
- a CDS encoding DUF3221 domain-containing protein, protein MTFAILTACTNSEDSNGVSFSATVLENNESYLLVEPKEGSTELNSADRIKVSVNDATLLDSQDMEIKIDDIQIGMQTEIFYNGQIAESYPAQIGKCYRIKLLD, encoded by the coding sequence ATGACGTTTGCAATTTTAACCGCCTGTACTAATTCAGAAGATAGTAATGGGGTTTCCTTTAGTGCAACGGTGCTGGAGAACAACGAGTCCTATCTGTTAGTAGAACCCAAAGAAGGCTCTACCGAGTTGAATTCTGCTGACCGAATCAAGGTATCTGTTAATGATGCAACCCTATTAGATTCTCAGGATATGGAAATAAAAATTGATGACATCCAAATAGGAATGCAAACTGAGATCTTTTATAATGGTCAAATCGCAGAAAGCTATCCTGCACAAATTGGAAAATGTTACAGAATTAAGCTATTGGATTAG